The genomic stretch TGGCGCAGTTCATCTTCCTTGAGTTTCATGCGGCGCATCAGCTGGCTGTAGTCGCGGCTGCCGAGCAGGTCGATGTAATCGGTGACCAGACGCTTGGCTTCCGCCAGCCAAGGAGTCTTGGCCGACAGCTGGCGCAATTGCAGCAGCAGGCATTCGCCCAGGTTGCGTGCGCCGATGCCGGCAGGTTCGAATTGCTGGATGCGGTGCAGGACGGCTTCGATCTCGTCCAGCTCGATGTCGAGCTCCGGATCGAAGGCGTCGAGAATTTCTTCGAGGGTTTCGTCGAGGTAGCCCTGATTGTTGATGCAGTCGATCAGGGTGACGGCGATCAGGCGATCCGTGTCGGACATCGGCGCCAGGTTCAACTGCCACAGCAGGTGGCTTTGCAGGCTCTCGCCGGCGGAGGTACGGGTGGTGAAGTCCCACTCGTCGTCATCGCTGCTCGGCAGGCTGCTGGCGCTGGTCTGGTAGACGTCTTCCCAGGCGGTGTCGACGGGGAGTTCGTTGGGGATTCGCTCGTTCCATTCGCCATCCTCTAGATTGTCGACCGTCGGTGCGGTCTCCTGATAGGAGGGTTCCTGGATCTCGGTGTTGGGCTTCTGTTCGGCGTTGTCGGCCATGGGATCGGAGTTGTCGAAGTCGTCGCCGTCTTCCTGGCGTTCGAGCATCGGATTGGATTCCAGAGCCTCCTGGATTTCCTGTTGCAGATCCAGGGTCGACAATTGGAGCAGGCGGATGGCCTGTTGCAGCTGCGGTGTCATCGTCAGCTGCTGGCCCATTCTCAAGACTAGCGATGGTTTCATGGCAGGGGCTTAACACCTTATTCGCCGGCGCTATGCGCCATCCACTACAGGGCGCCGAAGCGCCAAACTTAAGCAAATTATATGCCTGAAACTGTCGTGTTTGCCTAGAGCGCTGTAACAATAAAAGCGTATAAAAGTGCGCTTCAACGTTACAGCACCCGGACGGCTGGTCGAATGCTGTCGCGCTTACAGGCGGAACTCGTGACCCAGATACACTTCCTTCACCAGATCGTTGGCGAGGATGGTCGCGGAGTCGCCTTCGGCGATCAGTTGGCCGTCATTGACGATGTAGGCCGTTTCGCAGATATCCAGCGTCTCGCGGACGTTGTGGTCGGTGATCAACACACCGATGCCCTTGGCCTTGAGGTGGTGAATGATCTGCTTGATGTCACCCACGGAGATCGGGTCGACACCGGCGAACGGTTCGTCGAGCAGAATGAACTTCGGTGCAGTGGCCAGTGCGCGGGCGATTTCCACCCGGCGACGCTCACCACCGGACAGGCTCATGCCGAGGTTGTCGCGGATGTGGCTGATGTGGAATTCCTGCAGCAGGCTTTCCAGCTCCTTGCGACGACCGGCCTTGTCGAGCTCCTGACGGGTCTCGAGGATGGCCATGATGTTGTCGGCCACCGACAGTTTGCGAAAGATCGACGCTTCCTGTGGCAGATAGCCGATACCGGCCTTGGCGCGACCGTGCATCGGCTGGTGGCTGACGTCCAGGTCGTCGATCAGCACGCGACCCTGATCAGCCTGCACCAGGCCGACGATCATGTAGAAGCAGGTGGTCTTGCCGGCGCCGTTGGGGCCGAGCAGGCCGACGATCTGACCGCTGTCGATCGACAGGCTGACATCGCGCACGACCTGGCGGCTTTTATAGGCCTTGGCCAGGTGCTGGGCTTTCAGAGTTGCCATTACTGGGATTTCTCGTCGGTTTTCTTCTTCGGCTGGATCACCATGTCAATGCGCGGACGCGCTTCGGTGACCTTGTTGCCGGTGGCACGACCCGCGCTGGCCAGCTTTTTCACCGTGTCATAGACGATTTTCTCGCCCTGAGTGGTGTTGTTGTCCTTGTCGACGACTTTCGCCTTGTCGATCAGCACAACACGGTTTTGCGCGGCGTGGTACTGGATGGTCACGCCCCAGCCCTGTACAGGCTTGGTGTCGCCAGCCGTCTGCAACTGCTCGAAGTAGGCAAGGTTGCCCACCGAGGTCACGACGTCGATATCGCCGGTCGGGGTGCGGGTGATGGTCACGGTGTTGCCTTTGACGATCATCGAACCCTGAGTGATGATCACGTCACCTTTATAGGTGGCAACGCCATTCTTGTCGTCCAGCTGGGCATCGTCGGCCTGAATGCGGATTGGCTGCTCTTGATCGTTCGGCAGAGCCCAGGCGCTCACGCTTCCCAGTGCTGCGCCCAGACTGAGCAAAATAGGGAGGGTTTTAACGAGCCTCATACTGTCCTCTTACGTTCGATAGCAGGTGTATCCTGCTTTCCTTCAAATACGCTTTCATTCCCACGCCGGTCGATACACCGCCAGCGCCGTCGATTCTAACGGGTTGCTGGGTCTGCGCATATTGTTGCTGCGGGAACACTGTCATGCGAGTGGAGGTGATCAGGGTGTCGCGGTTCTTTTCATCGGTGCGCTTGACGCGAACCGAGTCGATCAGCTCGACCTCGGTGCCACCGGAATTCACTTCACCGCGCTCGCTGGTCACGTGCCACGGGAAGTCGGTGCCGCGATACATGTTCAGGTCGGGCTTGGTGACCAGTGTAATGTCGGTCGCCTTGACGTGCTCGGCCTTGTCGGAAGTCATTTCGTACTGCACCTTGCCGTCTTCCAGGTATTGCAAGGTGTGGGTGTTGGTCGCATACCAGTCGATCGGGCTCTCTTCTGCCGAGACAGGAGGCTTGTCGAGGAAGCGTTCCGGGCTGATGTTCCAGTAGCCGACCGCGCCGAAAATGGCCGCGATGCAACCGAACAGCAGTATGTTGCGAAACTTTTTGCTAAACATGGTTTGACTCACAAATACGCGTTATTGGCGGCATCGAGGCTGCCCTGGGCGCGCAGGATCAGTTCGCAGAATTCACGGGCGGCACCCTCGCCACCACGGGCCTGAGTGACGCCATGGGCGTGCTCGCGCACAAAAGCGGCAGCGTTGGCCACCGCCATCCCCAGCCCCACCCGGCGAATCACCGGCAGGTCGGGCAGATCGTCGCCGAGATAGGCGACCTGTTCATAGCTTAGGCCCAGTTGCTCGAGAAGGCCGTCGAGGACGACGAGTTTGTCTTCACGACCCTGAAACAGGTGCGGAATGCCCAGGTTTTTCGCCCGGCGTTCGACCACCGGGGTCTTGCGACCACTGATGATGGCCGTTTGCACGCCGGCGTTCATCAACATCTTGATGCCCTGGCCGTCGAGCGTATTGAAGGTCTTGAACTCGCTGCCGTCTTCAAGGAAGTACAGGCGCCCGTCGGTGAGGACGCCGTCAACATCGAAAACCGCCAGCTTGATGGCTTTGCCGCGTTGCAGCAGATCGGTGCTCATTTACATCACTCCTGCGCGCAGCAGGTCGGAGAGGTTGAAGGCGCCGATCGGGCGATCGTCCTCATCCACGACGACAAGCGCGTTGATTCGATGGTCTTCCATGATTTTCAGGGCCTCGGCGGCGAGCATTTCGGCGCGGGCGGTCTTGCCGTGCACGGTCATCACCTGGTCGATGGTGGCGCTGCGTATATCAATGCTTCGATCCAGCGTACGGCGCAAGTCGCCGTCGGTGAAGATCCCTGCAAGCTTGCCGTCGGCTTCAAGAATCACGGTCATGCCCAGACCCTTGCGGGTCATTTCCATCAGTGCGTCCTTGAGCAGCGTGCCGCGTTGTACCTGCGGCAGCTCCTGGCCGGCGTGCATGACGTTTTCCACTTTCAGCAGCAGGCGTCGGCCCAGTGCGCCACCCGGGTGGGAAAAGGCGAAATCTTCGGCGGTGAAGCCGCGGGCTTCCAGCAGCGCCACGGCCAGGGCATCGCCCATGACCAGTGCGGCGGTGGTCGAGGAGGTCGGTGCCAGGTTCAGCGGGCAGGCTTCGTGCTCGACGTGAACGTTGAGATTGACCTCGGCCGCTTTTGCCAGAGGCGATTGCGGGTTGCCGGTCACGCTGATCAGCTGGATGCCCAGGCGCTTGATCAGCGGCAGCAGGGTGACGATTTCGTTGGTGGAGCCGGAGTTCGACAGGGCCAGGATCACGTCGTCACGGGTGATCATGCCCATGTCGCCATGGCTGGCTTCGGCCGGGTGCACGAAAAATGCCGGGGTGCCGGTGCTGGCCAGGGTCGCGGCAATCTTGTTGCCGATGTGCCCGGACTTGCCCATGCCGACCACGACGACACGGCCCTTGCTGGCCAGAATCATCTCGCAAGCGCGTACGAAATCGGCGTCGATATGGGGCAACAAGCCTTGTACGGCTTCCACTTCGAGGCGGATGGTGCGTTGTGCCGATTGAATCAGGTCGCTGGTTTGGCTCATGTCAGAAATCGTATAGCCCGATGAAAAGGCGGCGATTATAGCGGTTATGTTGAAAAGCCTCACGCAAGTTCGTCGTGCTTTGTCATTCCTCGTTACCAAAACCCTCTAATAGAAGCATCGGGCCTGTCATATCGCTGAACGTGGCCGGGGAGAGGCCTTGGGCGCTTGGCCTTTGCAGTGATATAGTTCGCCGCCAGTTCGGCCTGCCCGGGATGTAGGGGCTTTCTCCAGAAAGCCAGGCGTCCGAGTGAGAGGCTGCATCGCAAGGAGTTTAGATGAGTGCCGATAACGCCTACGCGGTCGAGCTGAAGGGAGTCTCCTTCAAGCGCGGTGCGCGGAGCATTTTCAATAACGTCGATATCCGCATCCCGCGCGGCAAGGTCACCGGCATCATGGGGCCTTCCGGGTGTGGCAAGACCACGCTGTTGCGCTTGATGGGCGCCCAGTTGCGGCCTTCGCAGGGTGAGGTCTGGGTCAACGGCCAGAACCTGCCGAAGCTGTCGCGCAGCGATCTGTTCGATGCACGCAAGCACATGGGTGTGCTGTTTCAGAGCGGCGCGCTGTTCACCGATCTCGACGTGTTCGAGAACGTCGCCTTTCCCCTGCGCGTTCACACCGAATTACCGGACGAGATGATCCGCGACATCGTCCTGCTCAAATTGCAGGCAGTCGGCCTGCGCGGCGCCATCGAATTGATGCCCGACGAGCTGTCCGGCGGCATGAAACGTCGTGTGGCGCTGGCCCGGGCGATTGCGCTGGATCCGCAGATTCTCATGTACGACGAACCGTTCGTCGGCCAGGACCCGATCGCCATGGGCGTTCTGGTGCGCCTGATCCGTCTGCTCAACGACGCGCTGGGGATCACCAGCATCGTGGTTTCCCACGATCTGGCGGAAACCGCGAGCATCGCCGACTACATCTATGTCGTAGGTGATGGCCAGGTGCTGGGGCAGGGTACGCCGGACGAGTTGATGAACTCGGACGAGCCGCGTATCCGTCAGTTCATGACCGGCAACCCCGATGGCCCGGTTCCGTATCACTTTCCAGCGACGGATTACCGCGCAGATCTTCTGGGGAAGCGCTGATGCGCAGAATTTCATTAATAGAACGCGTGCGTCGATTCGGCGAGTCAGCCATCGACGCTGTCGCGGTATTCGGTCGGGCGACCCTGTTCCTGTTTCATGCCCTGCTGGGCCGGGGCGGCATCAGCGGTGGTTTCGGCCTGCTGGTCAAGCAATTGCACTCAGTCGGCGTGATGTCGCTGGTGATCATCGTGGTGTCCGGGATCTTCATCGGCATGGTGCTGGCGCTGCAAGGCTTCAGTATTCTGTCGAGCTATGGTTCGGAGCAGGCGGTGGGGCAGATGGTTGCCTTGACCCTGCTGCGTGAACTGGGTCCGGTGGTGACGGCGCTGCTGTTCGCCGGTCGTGCCGGTTCGGCGCTGACGGCGGAAATCGGCAACATGAAGTCCACCGAGCAGTTGTCCAGCCTGGAAATGATCGGTGTGGACCCGCTCAAGTACATCATTGCCCCGCGTCTGTGGGCCGGTTTCATTTCCCTGCCGGTGCTGGCGATGATCTTCAGCGTGGTCGGCATCTGGGGCGGTTCCTGGGTCGCGGTCGACTGGCTGGGCGTCTATGAAGGCTCCTACTGGGCGAACATGCAGAACAGCGTGAACTTCTCCAGCGATGTGCTCAACGGCGTGATCAAAAGTATCGTTTTCGCCTTTGTCGTGACCTGGATCGCCGTATTCCAAGGCTATGACTGTGAGCCCACTTCCGAGGGGATCAGTCGTGCCACCACCAAGACCGTAGTGTTTGCCTCGCTGGCAGTGCTCGGCCTGGACTTTATTCTGACCGCTTTGATGTTTGGAGATTTCTGATGCAAAACCGCACCCTGGAAATCGGTGTCGGCCTGTTCCTGCTGGCAGGGATCCTGGCCTTGTTGCTGCTTGCCCTGCGGGTCAGTGGCCTGTCTCCGACGTCCACCACCGACAGCTATAAACTTTACGCGTACTTCGACAATATCGCCGGTTTGACGGTCAGAGCCAAAGTGACCATGGCCGGTGTGACCATCGGCAAGGTCACGGCGATCGATCTGGACCGCGACAGTTTCACCGGTCGGGTAACGTTGCTGGTGGACAAGAAGGTCGACAACCTGCCGACTGACTCCACAGCGTCTATCCTCACCGCTGGCCTGTTGGGCGAGAAGTACATCGGTATCAGCGTGGGCGGGGAAGAAACCCGCCTCAAGGATGGTGGAACCATCCACGACACGCAGTCGTCACTGGTACTGGAAGACCTGATCGGTAAATTCCTGCTCAATACCGTTAGCAAAGACGCCAAATGAGGAGCTTTTGAATGATCTCTACCTTGCGACGTGGCCTGTTGGTGTTGCTGGCGGCACTGCCGCTGGTGGCTAACGCCGTGGCGGCGCCTTCGGCGCACGACCTGGTTCAGGACACCACCAAACGGATGTTGGCCGATCTGGCCGCCAATAAAGAGAAGTACAAGCAGGACCCGAACGACTTCTACGCGGCGCTGAACAGCATCGTCGGACCGGTCGTGGATGCCGAGGGCATTTCCAAGAGCATCATGACGGTCAAGTATTCGCGCAAGGCAACACCGGCGCAGATGAAGACTTTCGAGGAAAACTTCAAGAAAGGCCTGTTCCAGTTCTATGGCAACGCCTTGCTCGAATACAACAACCAGGGCATCACTGTTGATCCGGCCAAGGACGAGTCGGGCGATCGCACCAGCGTCGGCATGACCGTCAAGGGCAGCAACGGCGCGATCTACCCGGTGTCGTACACGCTCGAGAAGATCAATGGCGAGTGGAAACTGCGCAACGTGATCATCAACGGCATCAACATCGGCAAGCTGTTCCGCGATCAGTTCGCCGATGCAATGCAGCGCAACGGCAACGACCTGGACAAGACCATCAACGGTTGGGCCGGGGAAGTGGCCAAGGCCAAGCAGTCGGCTGAACAGAACGGAAAGCCTGCCCAATGACCGAGTCGGCCATTCGTCTGGACGCCGCCAGTGAGCTGCAACTCACTGGCGTGCTGGATTACCGCACCGGTCCCGGCCTTCGGGAGCAGGGCCGGGCGCTGATCAAATCGTGCAATGCCCCGGCATTGGTGATCGATTGCTCGGCAGTGGAAAAGTCCAGCAGCGTCGGCCTGTCGTTGCTGCTGTGCTTCATTCGTGATGCGAAAGCCGCCGGCAAGGCCGTCAGCATCCGCGGGATGCCCGAAGACATGCGTGAAATTGCTCAGGTCAGCGAGCTGACCGAGCTGTTGGCGCAACCCTGAACCCGCATCTGTAAAGAAGCCCCCCGTCAGAGTCCTGCGCAGCGGGGTTCGCAGGCGCGGGGCTTTTTTGTATGATGTCCGACCCGTGCGCACAGGGCGCCGATTGAGGTTGAGCATGCAGGCCGTAGAAGTGAAGAGCTTCCTTGAAGCAAATCTGCCCGGAACCCGGGTGGAAGTTGAAGGCGAAGGCTGCAACTTTCAGCTGAACGTGATTAGCGATGAACTGGCGGCGTTGAGCCCGGTCAAGCGTCAGCAAAGCATCTATGCCCATTTGAACCCATGGATCGCCGATGGCAGCATCCACGCGGTCACTATGAAATTTTTCAGCAGCGCGGCCTGGGCCGAGCGCACCTGAGCCCTAGGGCGTCGAGATTGTTATGGATAAATTGATTATTACTGGTGGCGCTCGTCTTGATGGCGAGATCCGCATTTCCGGGGCGAAGAACTCCGCCCTACCGATCCTGGCTGCCACCTTGCTGTGCGATGGCCCGGTCACCGTCGGCAACCTGCCGCACCTGCACGACATCACCACCATGATCGAGCTGTTCGGTCGCATGGGCATCGAGCCTGTGATCGACGAGAAGCTCAGCGTCGAAATCGACCCGCGCACCATCAAGACCCTGATCGCCCCGTACGAACTGGTGAAAACCATGCGTGCGTCGATCCTGGTGCTGGGCCCGATGGTTGCTCGTTTCGGTGAAGCCGAAGTGGCTTTGCCTGGCGGTTGCGCGATTGGTTCGCGTCCGGTCGATCTGCACATCCGTGGCCTGGAAGCCATGGGTGCGATCATCGACGTCGAAGGCGGCTACATCAAGGCCAAGGCCCCTGAAGGCGGCCTGCGCGGTGCACACTTCTTCTTCGATACCGTCAGTGTGACCGGTACCGAGAACATCATGATGGCCGCTGCTCTGGCCAAGGGCCGCAGCGTGCTGCAGAACGCCGCCCGCGAGCCTGAAGTGGTCGACCTGGCGAACTTCCTGAACGCCATGGGCGCCAAGGTTTCCGGCGCTGGCACCGACACCATCACCATCGATGGTGTCGAGCGTCTGGGTTCGGCCTTCTACAAGGTCATGCCTGACCGTATCGAAACCGGTACTTACCTGGTGGCCGCCGCAGTTACCGGTGGCCGCGTGAAGGTCAAGGACACCGATCCGACCATTCTCGAAGCCGTTCTGGAAAAACTCCGCGAAGCCGGTGCAGAAGTCACCACCGGTGAAGACTGGATCGAGCTGAACATGCACGGCAAGCGCCCGAAAGCGGTCAACGTGCGCACTGCGCCGTACCCGGCGTTCCCGACCGACATGCAGGCGCAGTTCATCTCGCTCAACGCCATTGCCGAAGGCACTGGTGCCGTGATCGAGACGATCTTCGAAAACCGTTTCATGCACGTGTACGAGCTGCATCGCATGGGCGCCAAGATCCAGGTCGAAGGCAACACGGCCATCGTGACCGGCACTGAAATCCTCAAGGGCGCGCCAGTGATGGCAACCGACCTGCGGGCTTCGGCCAGCCTGGTGATCTCGGCCCTGATGGCCGAAGGCGATACCCTGATCGACCGCATCTACCACATCGACCGTGGTTACGAGTGCATCGAGGAAAAACTGCAGATGCTGGGCGCCAAGATCCGTCGCGTTCCGGGCTAGTCGCTGCATCTGGACACAGGGAAGTGTCCGTTGAATTCGTTTTGATCGGGGGTGGTAACGCCCTCGATGTATGTCCGGCGCCGATTGCGACCGGACATGAGTACCTTGATAAGGACTGACGTTTCCCATGTTGACCATCGCACTGTCCAAGGGCCGCATCCTTGACGACACCCTGCCGCTTCTCGCCGAAGCGGGCATCGTGCCGACCGAGAATCCGGACAAGAGCCGCAAGCTGATCATTCCCACGACTCAGGAAGACGTACGCCTGTTGATCGTGCGTGCCACCGACGTGCCGACCTATGTCGAGCATGGCGCGGCCGACCTCGGCGTTGCCGGTAAAGACGTGCTGATGGAATACACCGGGCAAGGCCTGTACGAGCCGCTGGACCTGCAGATCGCCCAGTGCAAGCTGATGACCGCCGGCAAGATCGGTGCTGTCGAGCCCAAGGGCCGTCTGCGCGTTGCGACCAAGTTCGTCAACGTTGCCAAGCGTTACTACGCCGAACAGGGCCGTCAGGTCGACATCATCAAGCTGTACGGCTCGATGGAACTGGCACCGCTGATCGGTCTGGCCGACAAGATCATCGACGTGGTCGACACCGGCAACACTCTGCGTGCCAATGGTCTGGAACCCCAGGAACTGATCGCCACGATCAGCTCGCGTCTGGTGGTCAATAAAGCTTCGATGAAAATGCAACACGCCCGAATCCAGGCGTTGATCGACACCCTGCGCAAGGCAGTGGAGTCTCGACACCGCGGCTGATGTACCTGCGCGACCTTGAGTCGCGCCCGTCTATCCGCCTCATAGCCAGAATCTCAGGTGCCCAAGCGGAAACGACTGCTAAGTTAGGGCGCCTGAGTTTTTGCCATTCCTATGAGGCTCTCGCTATGACCGCACCGACTGCAATTCGCCGACTCAACGCTGCTGACCCGGATTTCGCGCATCATCTGGATCATCTGCTGAGCTGGGAAAGTGTGTCTGACGACTCGGTCAATCAGCGGGTGCTGGACATCATCAAGGCTGTGCGCGAGCGCGGTGACGCGGCGCTGGTCGAATTCACCCAGAAGTTCGACGGCCTCGAAGTCGCCTCAATGGCGGACTTGATCCTGCCGCGCGAGCGCCTGGAACTGGCCCTGACTCGCATCACCGCACCGCAACGCGAAGCGCTGGAAAAAGCCGCCGCCCGCGTTCGCAGCTATCACGAAAAACAGAAGCAGGATTCCTGGAGCTACACTGAAGCCGACGGTACGGTGCTGGGCCAGAAAGTCACGCCACTGGACCGCGCTGGTCTGTACGTGCCGGGCGGCAAGGCGTCGTATCCGTCGTCGGTATTGATGAACGCGATTCCGGCCAAGGTTGCCGGCGTGACCGAAGTGGTCATGGTGGTGCCGACCCCGCGTGGCGAGGTCAACGAGCTGGTGCTGGCGGCGGCGTGCATCGCCGGTGTCGACCGGGTGTTCACCATCGGCGGCGCCCAGGCCGTTGCGGCGCTGGCCTACGGTACTGAAAGCGTGCCGCAGGTGGACAAGGTCGTCGGCCCGGGCAACATCTATGTGGCCACCGCCAAGCGTCACGTATTCGGTCAGGTCGGCATCGACATGATCGCCGGCCCGTCGGAAATCCTCGTGGTGTGCGATGGCCAGACCGATCCGGACTGGATCGCCATGGACCTGTTCTCCCAGGCCGAGCACGACGAAGACGCCCAGGCGATTCTGGTCAGCCCGGACGCCGAGTTCCTCGACAAAGTGGCCGCCAGCATCGACAAACTGTTGCCGACCATGGATCGCGCCACCATCATCGAAACTTCGATCAATGGTCGCGGTGCACTGATCCACGTGCGCGACATGGCCCAGGCCATCGAAGTTGCCAACCGCATCGCCCCGGAACACCTTGAGCTGTCGGTCGCCGACCCGGAGGCCTGGCTGCCGCAGATCCGCCACGCTGGCGCGATCTTCATGGGCCGCCACACCTCCGAAGCGCTGGGCGACTACTGCGCAGGTCCGAACCACGTGTTGCCGACCTCCGGTACCGCGCGTTTCTCCTCGCCGCTGGGTGTGTACGACTTTCAGAAACGCTCGTCGATCATCTTTTGCTCCGAGGCCGGTGCTTCCGAACTGGGCAAGACCGCATCGATCCTGGCCCGTGGCGAATCGCTGAGCGCCCACGCTCGCAGCGCCGAGTACCGCATCAAAGACGAAGTGAAGGGGAACTGAACATGAGTAAATTCTGGAGCCCGTTCGTCAAGGATCTGGTGCCTTACGTGCCGGGCGAGCAGCCGAAGCTGACCCGCCTGGTCAAACTCAACACCAACGAAAACCCGTACGGCCCGTCGCCAAAAGCCCTGGCGGCGATGCAGACCGAACTCAACGACAACCTGCGCCTGTACCCGGACCCGAACAGCGACCTGCTGAAAAACGCCGTCGCCAAATACTACGGCGTGCAGAGCAATCAGGTGTTCCTCGGCAACGGTTCGGACGAAGTGCTGGCGCACATCTTCCACGGCCTGCTGCAACACGATCAGCCGCTGCTGTTCCCGGATATCAGCTACAGCTTCTATCCGGTCTACTGCGGCCTTTACGGCATCAAGTTCGACGCGGTGCCGCTGGACGCGCAGTTCCGGATCAACCCGGCTGACTACGCCAAACCGAACGGCGGGATCATTTTCCCCAACCCGAACGCGCCGACCGGTTGCCTGTTGGCGCTGGAAGCCGTCGAACAAATCCTCAAGGCCAGCCCGGATTCAGTGGTGGTGGTCGATGAGGCCTACATCGACTTCGGCGGCGAAACCGCGATCAGTCTGGTGGACCGTTATCCGAACCTGCTGGTGACTCAGACCTTGTCCAAGTCCCGTTCGCTGGCGGGTCTGCGGGTCGGTCTGGCGGTCGGGCATCCGGACCTGATCGAGGCGCTGGAGCGGATCAAGAACAGCTTCAACTCCTACCCGATCGATCGCATGGCCAATGTCGGCGCGGCGGCAGCGTTCGAGGATCGCGAATACTTCGACAAGACCTGTGCACTGGTCATCGAGAGTCGCGAATGGGTGGTTGCCCAGTTGCAGGCCAAAGGCTTTGAAGTGCTGCCGTCAGCGGCAAACTTCATCTTCGCCCGGCATCCGCAACACGATGCGGCAGGGCTGGCGGCCAAGCTGCGAGAGCAGGGTGTGATCGTGCGCCACTTCAAGCAGGAACGGATTGCCCAGTTCCTGCGGATCTCGATCGGCACGCCGGAGCAGAATCAGGCGTTGATCGACGGTCTCGGCGACCTCTGACTTGCCGATAAAAAGACGGGAGCGAATTCGCTCCCGTCTTTTTTTGTACTTACTCTTCTTCTTTTACTGGCGCCGGCGGCGGACGCAGACCGATCTCGGCGGTCAGCTTCAACTCCTTGCCATTGCGCATCACCTGAATCGTGACCTTGTCGGTCGGTTTGATCCGCGCCACCTGGTTCATCGACTTGCGGCCATCACCAGCCGGTTCGCCGTCGATGCTGAGAATCACGTCACCCAGTTGCAGGCCGGCCTTTTGCGCCGGGCCGTCGCGGAAAATCCCCGCCACCACGATCCCCGGACGTCCGGACAGACCGAACGACTCCGCCAGTTCTTGGGTCAGCGGTTGCACTTCAATGCCCAGCCAGCCACGAATCACCTGACCGTGCTCGATGATCGACTTCATCACTTCCATCGCCAGCTTCACCGGGATCGCAAAACCGATGCCTTGCGAGCCGCCGGACTTGGAGAAAATCGCTGTGTTGATGCCGGTGAGGTTGCCGTTGGCATCCACCAGTGCGCCGCCGGAGTTGCCCGGGTTGATCGCCGCGTCGGTCTGGATGAAGTCTTCGTAGTTGTTCAGGCCGAGCTGGTTACGGCCGGTGGCACTGATGATGCCCATGGTCACGGTCTGGCCGACCCCGAACGGGTTGCCGATGGCGA from Pseudomonas allokribbensis encodes the following:
- the algW gene encoding Do family serine endopeptidase AlgW, which encodes MLKALRFFGWPLLAGVLIALLIIQRYPQWVGLPSLDVNLHQAPQTTSTQQGPVSYADAVVIAAPSVVNLYTTKVINKPSHPLFEDPQFRRFFGDNSPKQKRMESSLGSGVIMSPEGYILTNNHVTTGADQIVVALKDGRETLARVIGSDPETDLAVLKIDLKTLPSITVGRSDNIRIGDVALAIGNPFGVGQTVTMGIISATGRNQLGLNNYEDFIQTDAAINPGNSGGALVDANGNLTGINTAIFSKSGGSQGIGFAIPVKLAMEVMKSIIEHGQVIRGWLGIEVQPLTQELAESFGLSGRPGIVVAGIFRDGPAQKAGLQLGDVILSIDGEPAGDGRKSMNQVARIKPTDKVTIQVMRNGKELKLTAEIGLRPPPAPVKEEE